The Cicer arietinum cultivar CDC Frontier isolate Library 1 chromosome 1, Cicar.CDCFrontier_v2.0, whole genome shotgun sequence genome contains the following window.
AAGCACTTGCTTTCATGCGATAagtacattttattattttcaagtaTTCATCGCCTCAAGTGGCACATTAGTTCTCTCCAAGTcacaaattatttgtttatctaAAGTTGTACAAACCAAAACTCCTGCTGTGTAGGAAACACTAGGTTGAATTTGGTATAAAACACTTCTTGTATTACTCGATTGAGTTGAGTCAAACtgtttattttcaatttgaattgAGTTGAGTATTGagttatctttatttattttttaataatttagttgTTAATGATcggttatcaaattcttttttaaaaaatgacataactttacttttttaattgttaatagtCAACcatcaaattctttttaaaaaaacgaCAGAGCCTTGCTTTTTCCAAACAATATGGcgtaaattattttcatttatttttggcATCTAATATATATACGTATGCAATTAATaagaatatcaaaattataaaattattacattgGAAGCATCAACACAACAAAAGTTgcacaaattataaaattatataaaatacttgcaaatatcaaaataattaaagtaaaaaattataaattaaccaGATAATTTTTAAGAATGAAGTTATTTGGATAAAATGGATTAGGCCTCATTTTATCCAATacccaaatttttttaaaagcttgTTATATTGTGAAACCATAATCACTCATTCACACCTATTTACTTAACATAAACAATTATTACCTGTCGGTCTGAATTAGAATTGTCAGGTTGGGGCAACCCATGTTAAGCCCTAGATTTATCACATCTTTTTGGTGGGTGAAAATTCTAATAAATGATATAAAGGCAAgcatttacaaaaatatatgacattaattgaatatttattcattaaaatcatataaatggtcatattcatttattttgaaaagatTGAGAGGAATTTAATTCCCTCTCAATCAACTTAATTCGAAATTATATTGTGATTATTTATGAATCTTTATTcgtgtaattttaatttagcTGTTATTCTCATTTGATAACACATGTTTTAGAATATCACAAAATTTCATCTCCTCAATTAatctgaatattttttttattataacataacTATAAATGCTCTATgcacaaaataacaaaataaaggatacataaaaaatacaactcGAGGACGAAACAATGATGCTTAAATTATGCACGAGAAACTCTATAGTCtcttaagattaaaaaaaaaaaaaactcagatGTTAGATGTAATTATAAAGAACATTCTCCCATTCTTTTATCACcagtatatataattttgttacgACGAACAAAATATCGACAACTTAAGCACAAAACCTCAACGTGTGGAATAAACAGTAAATCTTTTGTATTCCAAAAACAGAAAAGAGTTTACATGGAAAAGTAATGAATGAAATTGGATACTAGGAAAGCACAAAAATGGtagagaaaaagagagaaagGGATAATATGGTAAATGCCAGGCAGCTATGAGCAGGGCAGGCAGCGAGAGCGGGAAATGTAAACACGAAATACATCCTCTCTCTTCCCGCGCGCgctctctctatctctctctacaatatatcaataaataaataagagtactaaatcatattataattcaaaaatcatattataattcaaaaatCATATCATATAgtataattcattcataaaagaAAGAGAGTAAGGATGATGAAGGATTCTCCGAAGAAGGAAGAGGGAGTATCAAATCCAAATTCAATGTCGGTGGAAGATAGGTACACACAGTGGAAGTCTCTTGTTCCAGTTCTCTACGACTGGCTCGCTAATCACAACCTCGTTTGGCCTTCTCAATCTTGCCGTTGGGGTTCCGTTATCGACCATGCTACTTACAAGAACCGCCACCGTCTCTATCTATCCGAACAAACTGACGGCACTGTTCCCAATACTCTCGTCATCGCTACTTGCGAAGTTGTTAAACCTAGGGTTGCCGCTGCCGAACACATCGCACAGGTTActatcattcattcattcatttttcgactctattttattttcattttcattttcattttatgtattgtttgtttctctcaaattaattattcaatttttcaGTTTAACGAAGAAGCTCGTTCTCCTTTTGTCAAAAAGCATAAAACCATACTTCACCCTGGCGAGGTTCAATTTCTTCACtttctcttctcttttattactagattattgttattattattgtgcttCCTAACTTTTATATTTAGGGTTTGTTTTAATTGGTTTATTTGAGTGTATCTACTGGTATAAGCATAAATATTTGTTTGCGAGAGACTATTTAAAGAGCTTATGAACACAACTTATGTCGTGTTTGGTTTATATTCAAAAGCTCCAAATGATTGTCTATGAAAACTGGTTTGTTATTGACATTTGCTCAGTTTGGAttaataaacaacttaattaagggCTTATAATATAAATGCATGTTGTGTAACTGtttatgtataagctatttctgtagcaaaagttaaaataaagttaaattgttTTGATATAAGCTATTTCATAAGCTATCTTGGAGAACTTATGGAAATTAGCTGAAAACAGTTTACGAAAATGTAATaagttttcataagctatcttAGAGAGCTTATGGAAATTAGTTGAAAACAATTTACGAACATataataagttgttttcataatcttaaataagtcaatccaaacatACCCATAGTTTATACATAAGCGTTTAATTAATCTAATTCTCCAAAAAGTGTCTAGTTTAGCTGAAGCTCATTCTTCAatcctattttttaattaattagtgcGCTCAGTCACAAGATCGTTGTTATGACCCCAAAAACAAGCATTATGGGTTACTGATACAGTGATACTGTCTTTCAGGTAAATAGAATCAGGGAGTTCGCACTAAATACTAATATAGTAGCCACTCATACAGATAGTCCTCATGTAAGCAATGCCTACCTTTTtattcttcttcattttctcgGTCAGATTACAATCttaagaaaatttatatttttattctcatttCAAACAGGTACTAATTTGGGACGTTGAATCTCAACCTAATCGGAATGCCGTTCTGGGGGCTCCCGTTTCACGCCCTGACTTGGTTTGTGCTATAATTTTCAGATTTAGTTATTTTGGCAACCCCCTCTTCTTTTCGAAATTAACATTCTGATTAggttataatagttttttttaataaacatttCATATAACCATTTGTTATTGTGACAAGAGACTAAGAATAAAAGTCCAATGGCAATTGGCAAGAGTCGCAAGACAACATaacttttagaaattttaagtACTCATAAGTTAACTTCTGTTTGTTGCTATGTAATTTTACAAGTTTGAACTCACTATTTTGTCTAATATGCTTTCaacatatctttatttataaatcGGGTACCTGAAATTCTAGTCTACCATTTTGCAGGTATTAACTGGGCATAAGGATAATGCTGAATTTGCGCTGGCTATGTGTTCAACTGAGCCTTTTGTTCTTTCTGGAGGTTGGTTTTGAAGTTCTTTTTATTGCCTTGTCCATGTAAAAGATATCAAAAGTTTATTTTGTATCGACTTTAATTTCTTAATCAACTTCAAGCGCTAACTTTCTGGGAACCGAAGTGGAAAGTTGTCATAAAGTTTGCAGGTTATCAAGAGTAATGATATAATTACAGTAGTCTTTTAAATTGTCCGTATCAAAAACACAAAATGCAATTATAATTATAGAATGTTTGTTACATGTGGTGAGCCTTTAGTGCTGTACTAATGTTGCTCCCATAATACTAGATTTTAGCTGTGTATTTACTCTCAAGGAAATAAATGCTGATAGTATTCTTACTTTTTCTGGATGACTTATTTCATATACTCGACATTGTATTTTGTTGACCTGGTGAGAATTCCTAATGGCAGGGAGGGACAAGCTTGTGGTGTTATGGAGTATTCATGATCATATTGCAACTTTAGCTACAGAAGCAGGAGCCAATGTTAAACAGGACTCTAATAGCGAGAAAGCTACAGAAAGCTCATCTATTGGACCAAGGGGTATCTACAGGGGTCATAAAGACACTGTCGAAGATGTGCAATTTTGCCCGTCAAGGTAGCTGTTTCTTGTTTTAGTCATGCTTGTGTCAATTTTGTGTAtctaaactattattattacatatttGGAGTTCATTGATACCTCACATACTAACTCATTTCCATGTTATCTATTGTTTGATACTAGAATAGTAATTTTGGCACTTCTTTGAATTTTGATGTTTGATCTGATTATGATAGAATTtagtttgttaattttatttaatttgaactCTATTTTTTGGGTGTCAGTCAAATACTAATGGATTGACTGGTTTATACTTTTTGTCCCTTTATTgttattaagttatttttaatggcttaattttatcattttctgaTATACTTCGTGCATTTTTTTTGTCGCTGTGAATTGAAGTGCACAGGAGTTCTGTAGTGTAGGTGATGATTCTTGTCTCATACTCTGGGATGTGCGTGTTGGATCTACTCCAGCTGTCAAGGTTTGAATGAATCAGTTCATTTTAATTTGTGCTGCTTTTTCATTATTAATAGGCCTATCCTTAGTACATATCTACTATTGTTGTTAATCTTTATGCACAATTATTCTTTGTTACTAATATTTCTTCTAAAAGGAAAATGACTTGTTTACAACTTAATTGCTTTAATTCGGTTCAGGCTTTCCTACTGTGTAATTTTCCATATTTGTATATTCATGTCAATTTTTCACACAAATCTCATCCTTTCTATTTGTTTCTGGTTCTGTTAATGACTTTATGATACATTTCTAATTTAGAATTGAATACATCATTTGTGTTTTCCTTTTTAACATGGTTCTTTAAGCAGGTTGAGAAGGCTCATGATGGAGACCTTCACTGTGTAGATTGGAGTTCACATGATATAAACTTTATTCTGACTGGGTATGCCCTGCCCCTGGCAATAGATTTATATGCCCttctgttttttctttttaattatgttttttgttcTTAAATAATGGGTTTAATTtgaaagttggatgcttttatTCAGCTAGCAAAAGGTTTTTGGACTTTGGATCTTCATtctaatttttgttctttttgctCCAGCTCTGCTGATAATACCGTTCACATGTTTGATCGGCGGAAACTAAACAGTCGTGGTGTCGGGTCTCCTGTATATAAATTTGAAGGCCATGATGCAGCAGTTCTCTGTGTACAGGTGGCTGGGAGATCCTGCCTTGCTTCTAATAATTACAGTTCAAAATTAAATGTGCAATTCAGTTATGgccattttagttctttgattatTAACTCACAATTTTGATCTGTTTCAGTGGTGTCCTGACAAATCATCTGTATTTGGAAGTTGTGCTGAAGACGGCATTTTAAACATTTGGGACACTGACAAGGTTTGAATTCCAAAATTTTTAAGTCACTGACCTTTTTTGTCTTACCCCACCttcctttttataaaaatgtaaaaacaaATTGCATATAGTATTAATCCAATGAAGATCCTAtgaactttgatttttttttcttgtcaaGTTCTAGGGCTGCTGATAAACTTGAATTCACAAGCctttttgttattgttgttaccATATAAATTCTGAGCCTATGCTGGGATTTCTCTGACTGTAatcttatattaatattatcaatgaATTGTATCAGCCCTTCCATGGCAAGTTCAAAGAGATCTACATGCTGCAAATTGAAAATGTTTGGACTAGTCTTGCTTATGGTTTTTCTGTTGTTATTGCTTGCATTAGTCTTACTCTTATCATTAAAATTAACCTTTTCTTTTGTATAGGAGATTCTTAAACAAACTAAAACAAGAtggtaattttataattaaaagtaaaataggaAACTAgtataagaatttttttctcaaaccaAACAGATTCCTTGTTTTCTAACCTTACTAATACTATGCTTAGTAGGCAAAGAACCCTGTTGTATTGGCTCTCCTCGCCAAAAAAGGATTCTTTTTTGTAAGACTCTTCAAGATGAGGTNNNNNNNNNNCATATCTATTCTTTCACTCCTGCACATTGTATATTTTATGGTTTATCACTGATCTGGACGCCAgaaatattttactatatatCATGTTCTCATCTTTGTTATCTATCTATATTTTGGTGAGactaaatttgtttcttttaggTTGGTAAAACATCAGATTCTGCTGATCCCACGGTATCAAATACTTCCCCTGGTTTATTCTTTCGTCATGCGGGGCATAGGTATGATAGCAGATGGTTATACACATGTTCATTTATCTTTATTCAGTTTTTTGGAACTCAACATTATATATATGCTATTATGCTTAAGTGGTTGGAGTTTTTGTTCCCATTAGTACTGTTCCATTTCTCAATATTGTGATGTAATATTTAAGCAAATGGTGAAGCACTCAATACCAATGAATTGTTTACGTATGTATTCAGGGATAAGG
Protein-coding sequences here:
- the LOC101509771 gene encoding WD-40 repeat-containing protein MSI4-like — its product is MMKDSPKKEEGVSNPNSMSVEDRYTQWKSLVPVLYDWLANHNLVWPSQSCRWGSVIDHATYKNRHRLYLSEQTDGTVPNTLVIATCEVVKPRVAAAEHIAQFNEEARSPFVKKHKTILHPGEVNRIREFALNTNIVATHTDSPHVLIWDVESQPNRNAVLGAPVSRPDLVLTGHKDNAEFALAMCSTEPFVLSGGRDKLVVLWSIHDHIATLATEAGANVKQDSNSEKATESSSIGPRGIYRGHKDTVEDVQFCPSSAQEFCSVGDDSCLILWDVRVGSTPAVKVEKAHDGDLHCVDWSSHDINFILTGSADNTVHMFDRRKLNSRGVGSPVYKFEGHDAAVLCVQWCPDKSSVFGSCAEDGILNIWDTDKVGKTSDSADPTVSNTSPGLFFRHAGHRDKVVDFHWNASDPWTIVSVSDDCASTGGGGTLQIWRMLDLIYRPEEEVMAELDTLKSHIIGCDIDT